A region of the Sphingomonas sp. S2-65 genome:
TTGCAGGCCAGCCGCTCGCCGACCGCGAGCCGATCGGCACGCCCGAGACGCTGACCGCGGCGACGCCCTCGACGGTGCAGGCGTTCCATGATCGCTGGTATCGGCCAGAGCGCGCGACCGTGATCGTTGTCGGCGATGTGGATCCAGCGGTGCTCGAGGCGATGGTGGTGAAGCACTTCACCGCGTGGAAGGGCGTTGGCGACGCGCCCAAGAACCCCGATTTCGGCAAGCCGGAGACTGGCCATCCCATCGCCGCCAGCCTGGTCGAATCCGCGCTGCAGCCGGTTGCGATGATGGCGATCGTCCGCCCATGGACCGTGTTCGCCGACACCGTGATCTTCAACCAGAAGCGCATGGTCGACCTGGTTGCGGTTCGGATCATCAACCGGCGGCTCGAGTCGCGTGCGCGCTCGGGCGGGCCGTTCATCGCCGCGGGCGCCGACCTGAGCGACATCGCGCGTTCGGCCAACATCACGACCGTGCAGGTGCTGCCGTCGGGCGACGACTGGGAAGGTGCGCTGCGCGAGGTGCGCGGCATGATCGCCGACGCCGCCGCGACTCCGCCCACCCAGGCCGAGATCGACCGCGAACTTGCCGAGATCGGCGCGTCGATGCAGCAGCGGATCAACACCGCGCCGGTCGAAGCTGGCGCCAGCCTCGCGGATGATTTGGTTGAAGCCGTCGACATCAACGAAACCGTTACGACGCCCCAGGCCAGCTACGACATCTTCAAGACCGCGATCGCGGCCAAGATGTTCACGCCAGCGACCGTGCAGTCTGCATCGAAGCGCGTGTTCGAAGGTACCGCGGTGCGCGCGCTCGTGAATACCCGCACCCCCGACCCCCAAGCCGTGACCAAGGTGACCGCCGCGCTCAACGCCAACATCACCGGCGCGGCGAAGCGCAGGGCGATCGGCAATGTCAGCATCGACCAGCTGCCCAAGCTGGGCAGGCCGGCGACCGTCACCAGCCGCGAGTCGTTGCTGCCAGGTACCGACATCGAGAAGGTCGTGCTCTCGAACGGCGTTCGGCTTCTGATGCGTCAGGACGCCTCGGAAACCGGCAAGGTCTATGTCAATGTGCGCTTTGGGCGAGGCCTGAACGCAGTGTCAGGGGACCGGCCGACGCCGCTCTGGGCCGGCGAGCCTGCGCTGATGGCCAGCGGCATCGGCAAGCTCGGGCAGGAGGAACTCGATGCGCTGACCGGCAACCGCCAGATCGGCCTCAACTTCGACATCGGGGAGGATGCGTTCAGCTTCCTCGGCCAGACCAACAAGGCCGACCTTGCCGACCAGCTTCGGCTGTTCGCGACCAAGCTGGCCTATCCGACCTGGGACCCCAACCCGGTGCTGAGGGCGAAGGCGGCGATGCTGTCGGGCTATGCCGGGCTCTCCGCGTCCCCCGACGGGGTGCTGGGGCGGGATCTCGAAAGGCTCAGCCATTCAGGCGATCAGCGCTTCGGCCTGCCAAGCCGCGAAGTGATCGAGGCGACCACGCCTGCGTCCTTCCGCAAGTTCTGGGAGCCGCTGCTTGCGACCGGGCCGATCGAAGTCGAAGTGTTCGGCGACATGGATGCCGAGGCGACGGTCCAGGCAGTCGCCGCAACCTTCGGCGCGCTCAAGCCGCGCGCTGTCGCTACAACTCCCGCCACCCCGGTAAGCTTCCCTGCGCACGTACTGGCGCCGGTGGTGCGGACCCACACCGGCAAGAACGATCAGGCCGCGGCGGCGATCGCCTGGCCGACCAGTGGCGGCACCTCCGGGATCAGCGAGAGCCGGCGGCTCGACCTGCTCGCCGCGATTTTCCGCGACCGGCTGATCGACCAACTGCGCAGTCAGGCTGGCGTCAGTTACTCGCCCAACGTGGCGAGCCAATGGCCGCTCGGCATGGCTGCGGGCGGCAAGCTGATCGCATTGGGCATGGTGCCGCCGGACAAGACCGCGTTCTTCTTCAAGCTTGCGCGCGACATCGCCGGCGACCTAGTGGCCAAGCCGATCGACGCCGACGAACTCGCCCGCGCCGTCGCGCCGCTCAAGCAGCAGATCCTGCGCGCTTCCAGTGGCAACATGTTCTGGATGCGGCTGGTGGCGGGTGGAAGCTATGACCCCGCGATCGTTCGCGGCGTCCAGACGCTGGCCGAGGATTATGCCCGCGTTACTCCGGCGGATATCCAGGCGTTGGCGGCAAAGTATCTGCGGCCGGAGGCGGACTGGACGATGACGGTGGTGCCCGAGAAGTAAGTGCCGCAGCTTTCGTGGCGGCGGTCTCTGAGGCTTGAGCCTGCGGTGACGCCCCCTCCCGTCACGCTTCGCGCGCGACGGGAGGGGGGATCGCGTTAGCGAGTGGTGGAGGGGCGTCGCTGCAGGCGGTCAGTACAGCGCGTCCAGCCGCTCGCCATAGACCTGCCGCAGGATGTGTCGGCGGATCTTCAGGCTCGGCGTCAGTTGCTCGTTCTCGATCGTGAACGGCTCGTCGGCGATGATGAACTTGCGAACCCGCTCGGTCACCGCCAGCTCGCGGTTCGTACGCTCAACCGCTTGCCCGACTGCAGCCTTGTATTCGGGATCGCGGCTCAGGTGCCTAAAGTGGCACCGCGTGCCGTTCTTCGCGCACCATTCGGCGGTCCATTCGGGATCGGGCACGATCACCGCCGTCATATAGGGCTTCTTGTCGCCGGCGATCATCGCCTGGACGATCTCGCTCTGCAGGGTCAGCATGCCTTCGACCTTTTGCGGTGCGACATTGTCGCCCTTGTCGTTGACGATGATGTCCTTCTTGCGATCGGTGATCTTGATGCGGCCCTTGTCGTCGATCAGGCCGATGTCGCCGGTGTGGAGCCAACCATCCTTGAGGACGCGCGCGGTCTCCTCGTCATTGCGCCAATATCCATGCATGACCAGTTCGCCACGCACCAGGATCTCGCCATCCTCGGCGATCCGCACTTCGGTGTTGGCAAGCGGCGGGCCGACGGTGTCGTGCTTCAGCCCCGCCTGCGGCCGGTTGCACGAGATCACCGGCGCGGCTTCGGTCTGGCCATAGCCCTGCAGCAGAGTGAGTCCGAGCGAGTCGAAGAAGATGCCGACTTCCGGGTTGAGCGGCGCGCCGCCTGAGACCATCGCCTTGATCCGCCCGCCGAAGCGCTTGGAGATCTTGGGCTTGAGCGTGGCGTTGATCAGCAGCTGGGTCGGCTTGTCGAGCAACGAACCGGTACCCGCCGCCTTCTTGCCGCCCAGTTCCAGCGCCTTGCCGAGCAGGTAATTGGCAAACTTGCCCTGCTTCTCGACCTGCTTGGTGATGCGGGTGCGCAGTACTTCGAACAGCCGAGGCACCACGACCATGATCGTAGGGCGCACTTCCTCGATGTTGGAGGCGAGCTTCTCCAGCCCTTCGGAATAATAGATCTGCGCGCCCAGTCCGATCGGGAAGAACTGTCCGCCGCTATGCTCATAGGCGTGGGAAAGGGGAAGGAATGAGAGGAACACCTCGTCCTCCCAGCCGAAATCCTCGGAGATGACGGTGCAGCAGCCATTGACGTTGTGCAGGATCGCGCCGTGATGCTGCATCACGCCGCGCGGAGATCCCCCGGTACCGCTGGTATAGATGATGCACGCCAGATCGGATCGGTTGAAGGTCGCCTGCGCATCGACATGATCGGGGTCGGCGGGATGGTCCGCGATCAGCTGGCGCCAGTCGTGAAAGGCAAGGCTGCCCTGCTGGCCGATGCGCAGGTCTTCGATGCCGATGATCATCCGCGCCGAGGAGGACCGGATCGCGGCGGGCAGCAGCGTCTTGGCAAGCTTTGCGTTGGCGACGACGATCGCGCACGCCCCCGAATTCTCGATGATGTGCAGATGGTCGCGTTCGGTGTTGGTGGTGTAGGTCGGCACCGTCACGCAGCCTGCGGCCATGATCGCCAGGTCGGTGATGCAGAATTCCGGCCGGTTTTCCGCCACCAGCATGACCCGGTCACCGGATTTCAGCCCCAGCGCCTTGAACGCGGTCGCCAGGCTGGCGACCTGGCGCGCCGTCTCGGCCCAGCTGGTCGGCTGCCAGGCACCGTCGGTCTTGTGCCACAGAAATGGTGCTTCGCCCTTCTCCCGCGCGCGCGCGAAGAACATTTGCACCAGGTTTTCGAACCGTTCGAGTGTACGCATCCTTCTCCCCTGTTCGGGTGCGCTTATGCGCATCCCGATTATTCCGACGGCCGGTTCGGCTGCGTGCCTATCCGGCGGATAACGGTCGTGCGGCCCTGCTGGTCCATCGCCGCGCCTTCGCTGCGCGGATCGGCGGCGCCGATCCAGCGCCCGCCGACCCGTTCGATCGCATTGGCCTTCAGCCCCATCGGCGCGGTCCGAACGGTCTCTCCCAGCGCCTGGAGCGCGGGCACTATCGTTTCCAGCGCCGTGCCCTGCTCGACCGTCGCGCCCGGCCCAGGGGCGTACAGCAACCCCAGCCCGATCGCGTCCTGCGCCGAGAGTTTCCAATCGATCACGCCGATCAATGCCTTGGCAACCTGAGCGATGATCGTCGACCCACCGGCCGCGCCGATCGCCAGGCGCACCTTGCCGTCTGGGCCATAGACGATGGTTGGTGCCATCGAGCTGCGGGGCCGCTTGCCCGGCTCCAGCCGATTGGCGACCAGATAGCCGTTCTTCTCCGGCACGATGTCGAAATCGGTCAGCTGATTATTGAGCACCACGCCGTCCACCGACAGGCCAGAGCCGAACGGCCCCTCAACGGTGGTGGTCACCTGCACGACATTGCCGGCGTCATCGGCCACCGCCAGATCGGTGGTCCCGGACACTTCGCTTGGCGCGACCCGCACTCGCTTCGGAGCCCCGGCAGGAACGCCCGCGAGGACGCCGGGCATCGTCGAGGTAGGATCGATCAGCGCGGAACGGCGCGCGATGTAGCGGCGGTCGAGCAGCCCCTTGAGCGGCACTCGCAGATAATCGGGATCGCCCAGATACTGATCACGGTCGGCATAGGCCAGCCGCGACGATTCGGCGAACACGTGCCAGGCGGCCGGCGAGTCCTTGCCGAGCCCGGCCATGTCGAACCGCTCGAGCTGCCGGAGGATCATCAGCACGGTGATGCCCCCGGAGGAGGGCGGACCCATCGAGCAGATCTTGTAGACACGATACTTGCCGCACAGCGCTGGGCGCTCCTTGGCCAAGTACGCGGCAAGGTCACCGGCGGTCATCTTCGACGGATTGCGCGGCGCGCCGTTCACGGTCGCGATCAGCTTCTGCGCCTGTGGGCCGACATAGAAGCTGTCGGGGCCGAGCGTCGCCACGCGTTCGAACAGCGCGGCCTGTGCGGGGTTGCGGACGGTGGTGCCGACCGGCAGCGGCGCACCGCTCGGCTGAAAGAAGATCGCGCGCAGCCCGGCATCGACATGGCCGCCGAACTGGGTGAGCGAATTGTTGAGCCGGGGCGTGACCTGGAAGCCGTCGCGCGCCAACCGGATCGCCGGATCGAACAGCCTGGCCCAAGGCAGCTTGCCCGCCTTGCCGTGCGCCAGCGCCATGGCGCGCAATGCCCCCGGCACCCCGACACTGCGCCCGCCCGGCACCGCCGCCGCATGGCTCATCGGTCGCCCGTTGGCATCGTAGAACCAGCGCCCGTCGGCGGCCATCGGCGCGGTTTCGCGCCCGTCTACGCTGGTCGTGCGCCTCGACTTGGCGTCATATTGCAGGATGAAGCTGCCGCCGCCGATCCCGGAGCTCTGCGGCTCGACGACGTTGAGCGCCAGCATGGTGGCGATCGCCGCGTCGGTGGCGCTGCCGCCGGCGCGCAGAATTTCCACCCCCGCCGCCGCTGCCCGCGGATCGGCCGCGCTGACCATGCCCTGCGCCGATGCGGGCACCGGCAGGAACAGGAGGACGAGCGCTGCGACCAGTTTCTTCATTGCTTCAGGGACTAGCCCGGTTTGCCCGTGTGGCAAAGGCGCTACGTCAATGGCCGGACAAGCCTTCCAGCATCGTGCGCACCAATCCGGGACCCCGGAACACCAGGGCGCTATAGATCTGGACCAGCACTGCGCCGCCGTCGAGGCGCCGCCTGGCCTCATCGGCGCTGTCGATCCCGCCCACGGAGATCAGCGGCAGCGCGCCGGCGGCAATCGCATGCGCCTCTGCCAGCTTGGCTCGGGCGAGTTCGCGAAGCGGTGCGCCTGAGAGCCCGCCAGCTTCGGCGGCATGCGCCGAGCCGAGCGGCGGGCGTGAAATGGTGGTGTTCGACACGATCAACGCGTCGATCTGATTGTCGGTAGCGGCCTGGATCGCGCCCTCAACGCCCGCCGGGTCGAGGTCGGGTGCGATCTTGAGGAACACCGGCCGCCGGCTTCCATCGGGAAGCGCCCGCGCGGCGTTCACTACGGCCAGCAGTTCGTCGAGCGCGGGCCGGGACTGAAGGTCGCGCAGTCCGGGCGTGTTGGGCGAGCTGACATTTATCGTCAGATAGTCCGCGACCGGCGCGGCAAGGGCGACGCCCAGTGCATAGTCGGCGACCCG
Encoded here:
- a CDS encoding M16 family metallopeptidase; amino-acid sequence: MLRSLRTALLASFAVLSLNPVLPVQAQTAPRQVQTADDPWLYKGSDLVHDAQWKFGRLSNGLRYAVRKNGVPPGQVSVRVRIDAGSLMEQEKERGIAHLLEHLSFRSSVYVPDGESKRIWQRLGVTFGSDSNASTTFTQTVYKLDLPMATPAGLDESMKILAGMMSGPVINATSLNAERPVVVAEGREQPAPQKRMQDQMLELMFAGQPLADREPIGTPETLTAATPSTVQAFHDRWYRPERATVIVVGDVDPAVLEAMVVKHFTAWKGVGDAPKNPDFGKPETGHPIAASLVESALQPVAMMAIVRPWTVFADTVIFNQKRMVDLVAVRIINRRLESRARSGGPFIAAGADLSDIARSANITTVQVLPSGDDWEGALREVRGMIADAAATPPTQAEIDRELAEIGASMQQRINTAPVEAGASLADDLVEAVDINETVTTPQASYDIFKTAIAAKMFTPATVQSASKRVFEGTAVRALVNTRTPDPQAVTKVTAALNANITGAAKRRAIGNVSIDQLPKLGRPATVTSRESLLPGTDIEKVVLSNGVRLLMRQDASETGKVYVNVRFGRGLNAVSGDRPTPLWAGEPALMASGIGKLGQEELDALTGNRQIGLNFDIGEDAFSFLGQTNKADLADQLRLFATKLAYPTWDPNPVLRAKAAMLSGYAGLSASPDGVLGRDLERLSHSGDQRFGLPSREVIEATTPASFRKFWEPLLATGPIEVEVFGDMDAEATVQAVAATFGALKPRAVATTPATPVSFPAHVLAPVVRTHTGKNDQAAAAIAWPTSGGTSGISESRRLDLLAAIFRDRLIDQLRSQAGVSYSPNVASQWPLGMAAGGKLIALGMVPPDKTAFFFKLARDIAGDLVAKPIDADELARAVAPLKQQILRASSGNMFWMRLVAGGSYDPAIVRGVQTLAEDYARVTPADIQALAAKYLRPEADWTMTVVPEK
- a CDS encoding AMP-dependent synthetase/ligase, which encodes MRTLERFENLVQMFFARAREKGEAPFLWHKTDGAWQPTSWAETARQVASLATAFKALGLKSGDRVMLVAENRPEFCITDLAIMAAGCVTVPTYTTNTERDHLHIIENSGACAIVVANAKLAKTLLPAAIRSSSARMIIGIEDLRIGQQGSLAFHDWRQLIADHPADPDHVDAQATFNRSDLACIIYTSGTGGSPRGVMQHHGAILHNVNGCCTVISEDFGWEDEVFLSFLPLSHAYEHSGGQFFPIGLGAQIYYSEGLEKLASNIEEVRPTIMVVVPRLFEVLRTRITKQVEKQGKFANYLLGKALELGGKKAAGTGSLLDKPTQLLINATLKPKISKRFGGRIKAMVSGGAPLNPEVGIFFDSLGLTLLQGYGQTEAAPVISCNRPQAGLKHDTVGPPLANTEVRIAEDGEILVRGELVMHGYWRNDEETARVLKDGWLHTGDIGLIDDKGRIKITDRKKDIIVNDKGDNVAPQKVEGMLTLQSEIVQAMIAGDKKPYMTAVIVPDPEWTAEWCAKNGTRCHFRHLSRDPEYKAAVGQAVERTNRELAVTERVRKFIIADEPFTIENEQLTPSLKIRRHILRQVYGERLDALY
- the ggt gene encoding gamma-glutamyltransferase, with the protein product MKKLVAALVLLFLPVPASAQGMVSAADPRAAAAGVEILRAGGSATDAAIATMLALNVVEPQSSGIGGGSFILQYDAKSRRTTSVDGRETAPMAADGRWFYDANGRPMSHAAAVPGGRSVGVPGALRAMALAHGKAGKLPWARLFDPAIRLARDGFQVTPRLNNSLTQFGGHVDAGLRAIFFQPSGAPLPVGTTVRNPAQAALFERVATLGPDSFYVGPQAQKLIATVNGAPRNPSKMTAGDLAAYLAKERPALCGKYRVYKICSMGPPSSGGITVLMILRQLERFDMAGLGKDSPAAWHVFAESSRLAYADRDQYLGDPDYLRVPLKGLLDRRYIARRSALIDPTSTMPGVLAGVPAGAPKRVRVAPSEVSGTTDLAVADDAGNVVQVTTTVEGPFGSGLSVDGVVLNNQLTDFDIVPEKNGYLVANRLEPGKRPRSSMAPTIVYGPDGKVRLAIGAAGGSTIIAQVAKALIGVIDWKLSAQDAIGLGLLYAPGPGATVEQGTALETIVPALQALGETVRTAPMGLKANAIERVGGRWIGAADPRSEGAAMDQQGRTTVIRRIGTQPNRPSE
- a CDS encoding quinone-dependent dihydroorotate dehydrogenase, which produces MAYPLRSALFKLEAERAHRATIAALRGWSAIGTPFRTSISDTSLRVQVAGIDFPNPIGLAAGLDKNGEAIAGLFGLGFGAVEIGTLTPRPQAGNPKPRLFRLAEDEAVINRMGFNNDGLDAALARVARLRRHAGVLGINVGANKDSADRVADYALGVALAAPVADYLTINVSSPNTPGLRDLQSRPALDELLAVVNAARALPDGSRRPVFLKIAPDLDPAGVEGAIQAATDNQIDALIVSNTTISRPPLGSAHAAEAGGLSGAPLRELARAKLAEAHAIAAGALPLISVGGIDSADEARRRLDGGAVLVQIYSALVFRGPGLVRTMLEGLSGH